The Opitutales bacterium ASA1 genome window below encodes:
- a CDS encoding hemolysin family protein has product MNRILLEIAVIALLLVANGVFAMAEIAVVSSRKARLKKLADEGSARARQALALVQEPTRFLSTVQIGITLVGVLAGAFGGATLARELAVVVARVEALAPFSDAIGLFVVVGAITYFSVIFGELVPKRVALSNPEARAMLVARPMSLLSKLAGPVVGLLAVSTQGILKLFGLDKEVEPPPSEEEISNLIEQGTTAGVFHKAEREMVEGVLRLDERGVTEIMTRRNHIVWLDLNADDEINWRRIVASGHSYFPVFDGSRDRVAGMVSVKALWANAAIGLPNNLRDHLVKPFFVSESLTVVQLLETFKRSGRHFALVADEFGSVQGLVTLIDVMEAIVGDLPEPGDRREPQAVQRDDGSWLVDGAMEIRDLKRTFELAGTLPGEDEEDFHTLGGFVVSELERIPKTGEKFEYAGWRFEVVDMDRFRVDKVLMSRIAPTDVGLDVSGERMP; this is encoded by the coding sequence ATGAATCGTATCCTGCTCGAGATCGCCGTCATCGCCCTTTTGCTCGTGGCCAACGGGGTGTTCGCCATGGCGGAAATCGCGGTGGTTTCTTCCCGCAAGGCGCGCCTCAAGAAGCTCGCGGACGAGGGCTCGGCACGCGCGCGGCAAGCGCTGGCGCTCGTGCAGGAGCCGACGCGTTTTCTATCGACGGTGCAGATCGGCATCACGCTCGTGGGCGTGTTGGCCGGCGCTTTCGGCGGGGCGACGCTGGCGCGGGAGCTAGCCGTCGTGGTGGCGCGGGTGGAGGCGCTCGCGCCCTTCAGCGACGCGATCGGCCTCTTCGTGGTCGTCGGTGCGATCACCTACTTCTCGGTGATCTTCGGCGAACTCGTGCCGAAGCGGGTGGCGTTGAGCAATCCCGAGGCGCGTGCGATGCTCGTCGCGCGGCCGATGTCTCTGCTCTCGAAGCTGGCAGGACCGGTCGTCGGTTTGTTGGCTGTATCCACCCAGGGGATACTCAAGCTCTTCGGTCTGGACAAGGAGGTGGAGCCGCCACCGTCCGAGGAAGAGATCTCGAACCTGATCGAGCAGGGCACTACGGCGGGGGTGTTTCACAAGGCGGAACGCGAGATGGTGGAGGGTGTGCTGCGCCTCGACGAGCGCGGCGTGACGGAGATCATGACGCGGCGAAACCACATCGTGTGGCTGGATCTGAACGCAGACGACGAGATCAACTGGCGTCGCATCGTCGCGAGCGGGCATTCGTATTTTCCGGTCTTCGACGGTTCGCGCGATCGGGTCGCCGGCATGGTCTCGGTGAAGGCGCTCTGGGCGAACGCCGCGATCGGTCTGCCGAACAACCTGCGCGATCACCTCGTGAAACCGTTCTTCGTGTCGGAGAGCCTCACGGTGGTGCAACTGCTGGAGACCTTCAAACGGTCGGGCCGGCACTTCGCGTTGGTGGCGGACGAGTTCGGGTCGGTGCAGGGGCTCGTCACGCTCATCGACGTGATGGAGGCGATCGTGGGCGATCTGCCCGAGCCGGGAGACCGCCGCGAGCCTCAGGCGGTGCAGCGCGACGACGGCTCGTGGCTCGTCGACGGTGCGATGGAGATCCGGGATTTGAAACGAACCTTCGAACTCGCCGGGACTTTACCCGGAGAGGACGAGGAGGACTTTCACACGCTCGGGGGTTTCGTGGTGTCGGAGTTGGAGCGCATTCCCAAGACGGGGGAAAAGTTCGAATACGCGGGCTGGCGGTTCGAGGTGGTCGACATGGACCGATTCCGCGTGGACAAGGTGTTGATGTCGCGTATCGCGCCGACGGACGTCGGTTTGGACGTGTCGGGCGAACGGATGCCTTGA
- a CDS encoding arylesterase, whose product MFLPMLTLAVVAFGPPAQHARAADAIVFFGDSLTAGFGVDPAQAYPALLEERIREAGLDFEVVNAGLSGETTAAGARRVDWILRRPVAVFVLALGGNDGLRGVPPEETEANLRRIVAAVRAKRPDARVILTGMQSPPNMGPEFTKAFREVFPRVAADLGLPLVPFLLEGVGGVPEMNLPDGIHPNPEGHEIIADEVWRVLEPVLREMRRD is encoded by the coding sequence ATGTTTCTTCCGATGCTGACTCTCGCGGTCGTCGCATTCGGCCCACCGGCGCAGCACGCACGCGCTGCGGACGCGATCGTGTTCTTCGGCGACAGCCTCACCGCGGGATTCGGCGTGGATCCGGCCCAAGCCTACCCCGCACTGCTGGAGGAGCGCATCCGCGAGGCCGGACTCGATTTCGAAGTGGTGAACGCCGGCCTTTCCGGAGAAACCACCGCCGCGGGTGCCCGTCGCGTGGACTGGATCCTGCGCAGGCCCGTGGCCGTGTTCGTCTTGGCGCTCGGTGGCAACGACGGTCTGCGCGGCGTACCGCCCGAAGAAACCGAGGCCAACCTCCGGCGCATCGTCGCCGCCGTACGGGCCAAGCGACCCGACGCGCGAGTCATCCTCACCGGGATGCAGTCGCCACCCAACATGGGTCCGGAATTCACCAAGGCGTTTCGCGAAGTATTCCCGCGCGTCGCGGCCGATCTGGGCCTGCCGTTGGTGCCGTTTCTCCTCGAGGGCGTCGGCGGCGTCCCTGAAATGAACCTGCCCGACGGCATCCACCCGAACCCGGAGGGCCACGAGATCATCGCCGACGAAGTGTGGCGTGTGCTCGAGCCCGTGTTGCGAGAGATGCGGCGGGATTGA
- a CDS encoding polyprenyl synthetase family protein (frameshifted, insertion/deletion at around 1926837), translated as MPTSPQSETVAPSALSTFFARLRPHFAALDSLLHEQLDSFEPEIRDLALYCVDTSGKRIRPALVFFSGWRGDEHVAPELVRVAAVVEMVHLATLVHDDIMDEADVRRGRTTASRKFGPETAVLLGDALFAHALSLASEFPTTEVCRHVSVSTRRVCAGEIMQTLAPAAAVRDLAYYRRVIDLKTAELFAVSCYLGARLSGSEVPEAHAIGEFGRHLGTAYQIYDDMADFTGDETSFGKTLGTDLASGKTTLPLLLLMEKLPADDADALRGELRAHDASKLRLRVHQMAELDVFSDSLRALRHEIDSGLLALDTVVDRDTSLLRSLAALLVDQAATLRPGAA; from the coding sequence ATGCCCACCTCGCCGCAATCCGAGACCGTAGCGCCATCGGCTCTCTCGACGTTCTTCGCCCGACTCCGTCCGCACTTCGCCGCATTGGATTCACTCCTGCACGAGCAACTCGACTCCTTCGAACCCGAGATCCGCGACCTCGCGCTCTATTGCGTCGACACCAGCGGCAAACGCATCCGTCCGGCCCTCGTCTTCTTCAGTGGCTGGCGCGGCGACGAACACGTCGCGCCCGAACTCGTCCGCGTGGCCGCAGTCGTCGAGATGGTCCACCTCGCCACGCTCGTCCACGACGATATCATGGACGAAGCCGACGTCCGTCGCGGCCGCACCACCGCCAGCCGCAAATTCGGGCCGGAAACCGCCGTCCTCTTGGGCGACGCGCTCTTCGCCCATGCCCTCAGCCTCGCATCCGAATTTCCCACCACCGAGGTCTGCCGCCATGTTTCCGTGTCCACCCGCCGAGTGTGCGCGGGCGAGATCATGCAGACCCTCGCACCCGCCGCCGCCGTGCGCGACCTCGCCTACTATCGGCGCGTCATCGACCTGAAGACGGCCGAACTCTTCGCCGTCTCCTGTTACCTCGGCGCACGTCTGTCCGGCTCGGAGGTCCCCGAAGCACACGCGATCGGCGAGTTCGGTCGACACCTCGGCACCGCCTACCAGATCTACGACGACATGGCCGACTTCACCGGCGACGAGACGTCGTTCGGCAAGACCCTCGGCACCGACCTCGCCAGCGGCAAAACCACCCTGCCGCTCCTGCTTCTGATGGAAAAACTGCCCGCCGACGACGCCGACGCACTGCGCGGCGAGCTGCGCGCCCACGACGCTTCGAAACTCCGACTCCGCGTCCACCAAATGGCCGAGCTCGACGTCTTCTCCGACAGCCTGCGCGCTCTCCGCCACGAGATCGACTCGGGCCTGCTCGCGCTCGACACGGTAGTCGATCGCGACACGTCTCTGCTGCGCAGCCTCGCCGCGCTTCTCGTCGACCAAGCCGCGACGCTCCGCCCGGGGGCGGCTTGA
- a CDS encoding KpsF/GutQ family sugar-phosphate isomerase: protein MPIYLRATIDGEKSTIMNEEQSSLLERGRRCITIEAEALLATAQALDESFTAAVAILERTIRSGRKIIFSGVGKSAHIAQKLVGTFNSIGAPSCYLDPVNARHGDLGLCSEGDAAVLLSNSGTTEELVRLLPLLRRFGLVAVVLTGHPTSTLARAADATLAYRVPREACPLELAPTASSTAALALGDAVAMALLENRGFTKEDFARLHPAGNLGRTLLMRVSDVMRTGEHFPVLPHDKTIQDAIVAMTRAKAGCLALVEPADGRLAGVFTDGDFRRSALSGPDFLLAPVGRFMTRKPIVVAADALAVDALKIFEASKIDDLLVVDSEDRPVGLVDGQDLPRFHLV, encoded by the coding sequence ATGCCGATCTACCTTCGCGCCACGATCGACGGGGAGAAAAGCACAATCATGAACGAGGAGCAATCATCCCTGCTGGAGCGCGGTCGGCGCTGCATCACGATCGAAGCCGAAGCGCTCCTCGCCACCGCCCAAGCACTCGACGAATCGTTCACCGCCGCGGTCGCGATCCTCGAGCGCACCATCCGCTCCGGTCGCAAGATCATCTTCAGCGGCGTCGGCAAATCCGCGCACATCGCGCAGAAGTTGGTCGGCACGTTCAACAGCATCGGCGCTCCATCGTGTTACCTCGATCCCGTCAACGCCCGGCACGGCGATCTCGGCCTGTGCAGCGAAGGCGACGCCGCCGTGCTGCTCAGCAACAGCGGCACCACGGAGGAGTTGGTGCGCTTGCTCCCGCTTCTACGCCGATTCGGTCTCGTCGCAGTGGTCCTCACCGGCCACCCGACATCCACCCTCGCCCGCGCCGCCGACGCCACTCTCGCCTACCGCGTGCCACGTGAAGCCTGCCCGCTCGAACTCGCGCCCACCGCGAGCTCGACCGCCGCGCTCGCACTCGGCGACGCGGTCGCGATGGCGTTGCTCGAGAACCGCGGCTTCACCAAGGAAGACTTCGCTCGCCTCCACCCCGCAGGCAATCTCGGGCGCACGCTCCTCATGCGCGTCTCCGATGTGATGCGCACCGGCGAACACTTCCCCGTGCTGCCACACGACAAGACGATCCAGGATGCGATCGTCGCCATGACGCGCGCCAAGGCCGGTTGTCTGGCCCTCGTCGAACCCGCCGACGGGCGACTCGCCGGCGTCTTCACCGACGGCGATTTCCGCCGCAGCGCGCTGAGCGGACCCGATTTCCTCCTGGCACCCGTCGGTCGCTTCATGACGCGCAAACCCATCGTCGTCGCCGCCGACGCCCTCGCCGTCGACGCGCTCAAGATCTTCGAAGCCTCGAAGATCGACGACCTCCTCGTCGTCGACTCCGAAGACCGCCCCGTGGGACTCGTCGACGGGCAAGACCTGCCGCGGTTTCACCTCGTCTGA
- the rpoE_1 gene encoding RNA polymerase sigma factor RpoE, with the protein MNLSRALGRSVALSPERKDEADADVRLVQRVRAGEVVAFDELMHKYRERIYGVVYNLTSNREDAADLTQETFIKAFQSLHRFQGSSTFFTWLYRIAINGTLSHLRRTRLKRFFSLEKMVEDDHNVEVIQALVSDAATEKGTLVNELQERLNEAFQKLSFNHRTVVTLFEVDQLTHQEIAEITGTSVGTVRSRLHYAKQQLQAHLQDYLK; encoded by the coding sequence ATGAACCTCTCGCGCGCACTAGGAAGATCCGTCGCGCTAAGCCCGGAGAGAAAGGACGAAGCCGACGCCGACGTCAGGCTCGTTCAACGCGTCCGAGCCGGCGAGGTCGTCGCGTTCGACGAGTTGATGCACAAGTATCGCGAGCGCATCTACGGGGTCGTCTACAACCTCACCTCCAATCGCGAGGACGCCGCCGACCTCACGCAGGAGACGTTCATCAAGGCCTTCCAGTCCCTGCATCGTTTTCAGGGTTCGTCCACGTTCTTCACTTGGCTCTACCGCATCGCGATCAACGGCACGCTCTCCCACCTGCGCCGCACGCGTCTCAAGCGCTTCTTCAGCCTCGAGAAAATGGTCGAGGACGACCACAACGTCGAAGTCATCCAAGCGCTCGTCTCCGACGCCGCCACCGAGAAGGGCACCTTGGTCAACGAGTTGCAGGAAAGATTGAACGAAGCGTTTCAAAAACTGTCTTTCAACCATCGCACTGTCGTCACGCTGTTCGAAGTCGACCAACTCACGCATCAAGAGATCGCGGAGATCACCGGCACGAGCGTCGGCACCGTGCGGTCCAGACTTCACTACGCGAAACAGCAGCTTCAGGCCCACCTCCAAGATTACTTGAAATAA
- a CDS encoding prolyl oligopeptidase family serine peptidase, with protein MSSSSSASPLRYPETKTVDVVDHYHGVAVADPYRWLEDDNSAETKAWVEAQNRVTFGYLEGLSQREAFKRRLAQLLDFERFGLPHERGGRYFFTRNEGLQNQSVLWVAESLDAEPVVLLDPNTLSVDGTTALTGYAVSEDGRWLAYGLAVAGSDWNEWRVRDVATRQDTGDLLQWVKFSGCSWAKDGSGFYYSRYDAPAEGAKLTGVNEHQKLCFHRLGTPQSEDRVVYVRPDHPKWGFGGRVTEDGAYLVVHVWQGTERKNRVHYRRLTTDSGERVSDDAAFVPLLDDFDAAYHFIGNDGPIFWFETDADAPKQRIIAVDTRNPGRAHRREIVPESDATLRDAAFVGGRFVLQYLRNAHSEVKTFLSDGTPAEAIELPGIGTASGFGGRADATETFYAFTGFTTPGTIYRHDFVTGRSTIWKQPRVDFDLDAYETSQVFYPSRDGTRVSMFLTHRKGLKRDGSNPVLLYGYGGFDVSLTPAFSTTNLAWMERGGIYAVPNLRGGGEYGREWHEAGTKLSKQNVFDDFIAAAEWLVAEGWTTRERLGIYGGSNGGLLVGACMTQRPELFGACVPAVGVMDMLRFHKFTIGWAWTSDYGSSDDAEQFAALHAYSPLHNLREGTCYPPTLVTTADHDDRVVPAHSFKFAARLQAVQACDAPVLVRIDVRAGHGAGKPTAKVVEEGADRLAFLAEHLGME; from the coding sequence ATGAGTTCCAGCAGTTCCGCTTCTCCTCTGCGTTATCCCGAGACGAAGACCGTGGACGTGGTCGACCACTACCACGGGGTGGCGGTGGCGGACCCCTACCGGTGGTTGGAGGACGACAACTCCGCGGAGACCAAGGCGTGGGTGGAGGCGCAGAATCGGGTGACCTTCGGCTATCTCGAGGGCCTGTCGCAGCGGGAGGCCTTCAAGCGGCGTCTCGCGCAGTTGCTCGATTTCGAGCGCTTCGGTCTGCCGCACGAGCGGGGTGGGCGTTACTTCTTCACCCGCAACGAGGGACTGCAGAACCAGAGCGTGCTGTGGGTCGCCGAATCGCTGGACGCGGAGCCGGTCGTGTTGCTCGATCCCAACACGCTCAGCGTGGACGGCACCACGGCCCTGACCGGCTACGCGGTGTCGGAGGACGGTCGTTGGCTGGCCTACGGTCTGGCGGTCGCGGGCTCGGACTGGAACGAATGGCGCGTCCGCGACGTCGCGACGCGGCAGGACACCGGCGATCTCCTGCAGTGGGTGAAGTTTTCCGGGTGCTCGTGGGCGAAGGACGGCAGTGGTTTCTACTACTCGCGTTACGACGCTCCGGCCGAAGGCGCGAAACTCACCGGCGTGAACGAACACCAGAAACTCTGCTTCCACCGGCTCGGTACGCCGCAGTCGGAAGACCGTGTGGTCTATGTGCGGCCCGACCATCCGAAATGGGGTTTCGGCGGACGCGTGACCGAGGACGGCGCGTATCTCGTCGTGCACGTCTGGCAAGGGACGGAGCGGAAGAACCGAGTGCACTACCGGCGTTTGACGACCGATTCGGGCGAGCGCGTGTCGGACGACGCGGCGTTCGTGCCGCTGCTCGACGACTTCGACGCGGCCTACCACTTCATCGGCAACGACGGACCGATCTTCTGGTTCGAGACCGATGCGGACGCACCGAAGCAGCGTATCATAGCCGTGGATACGAGGAATCCCGGGCGCGCGCACCGGCGCGAGATCGTGCCCGAGAGCGACGCCACCCTGCGGGACGCCGCCTTCGTGGGCGGGCGGTTCGTTCTCCAGTACCTGCGGAATGCGCACAGCGAAGTGAAGACGTTCCTCTCCGACGGAACTCCGGCCGAAGCGATCGAGTTGCCCGGCATCGGTACGGCGTCGGGCTTCGGAGGCAGGGCCGACGCGACCGAGACCTTCTACGCGTTCACCGGCTTCACGACGCCGGGCACCATCTACCGCCACGACTTCGTCACGGGGCGAAGCACGATCTGGAAACAGCCGCGGGTCGACTTCGATCTCGACGCCTACGAGACGAGCCAGGTCTTCTACCCGAGCCGGGACGGCACGCGTGTATCCATGTTTCTGACACACAGGAAAGGTCTGAAACGCGACGGATCCAACCCCGTGCTCCTCTACGGCTACGGCGGGTTCGACGTCTCGCTCACCCCCGCTTTCAGCACCACCAATCTCGCTTGGATGGAGCGCGGCGGCATTTACGCCGTGCCCAACCTGCGGGGCGGCGGCGAGTACGGCCGCGAGTGGCACGAGGCGGGAACCAAGCTGAGCAAGCAGAACGTCTTCGATGATTTCATCGCGGCGGCCGAGTGGCTCGTGGCCGAGGGTTGGACCACGCGCGAGCGGTTGGGCATCTACGGGGGCTCCAACGGTGGATTGCTCGTCGGGGCGTGCATGACGCAGCGTCCGGAGTTGTTCGGCGCGTGCGTGCCGGCGGTGGGTGTGATGGACATGCTGCGTTTCCACAAGTTCACGATCGGGTGGGCGTGGACGAGCGACTACGGCAGCAGCGACGACGCGGAGCAGTTCGCGGCTCTCCATGCTTACTCGCCGCTGCACAATCTGCGCGAGGGCACGTGCTACCCGCCGACGTTGGTGACGACGGCGGACCACGACGACCGCGTCGTGCCCGCGCACAGTTTCAAGTTCGCGGCGCGTCTTCAGGCCGTGCAGGCGTGCGACGCACCGGTGCTCGTCCGCATCGATGTGCGGGCCGGGCACGGGGCCGGCAAGCCCACCGCCAAGGTCGTCGAGGAGGGAGCGGATCGGTTGGCGTTCTTGGCCGAGCATCTCGGGATGGAGTGA